One Verrucomicrobiia bacterium genomic window, CCGCCCGGCATTCTGATCACGAACGGAAACGATTTGTCGCTTTATCTGACTGATACGAACTCGATTAAAGACGGCCTGACGCTTGATGTCATTCCGTCGGTCAGCGCGGATGGGCAAACCATTGAACTGGCAACCACCACAACTTTTAATTCATTTATTGGTTACGATGAGCCGACCAACTTCGTCACCATCTACACCAATGGCATAGCTGGAAAGCTTGGCGTTCCGCTGCCGAACCAACTGAAAAATCAGATCAAATCAACTGCTGTCGTTGCAGATGGCCAGACAATGGTGCTTGGCGGCGCCTTATCGGCAGAAGACCACACGGCAAGTAAAGTTAAACGGACGGGAAAAATGCAGCTGCTCGTCTTTGTCACCCCCACCATTATTGACCCGGCGGGCAATCGGGTTCACCCGGACAAATAGGCGTTTTCGTCATTCGCCTGATGCTTAGCGGAGGGCCGGGGTGTCGGCCGTGATTGCGACACGCTGGCGCGGGGGAAAAATCCGCCACACGCCGGCGAGCAGGCTGCCGATGACGGAGTGAAACACCGCTGAGATGGCGCACGGGGTTGCGGTGGCGGGCAGGGACGCGAAACTCGACTTGGCGAGCACGGCGCCAAGCCCGGAATTCTGCATGCCAACTTCGATGGCGACCGTGCGCCGGATGGTTTCCTCGTAACCGAACACCCACGCGAAGCCCCAGCCCAGCGCAAAGCCCAGGGCGTGCAGGAGAAAGACGGCCAGCAGCAGGCGGCCGCCCGATTCATGGATGTTGCCCGCCTGCTGGCCAATGATGCTGGCACAAATCAGCGTGATGAAGATCACGCTGACCAGTGGCGCCGCCGGCAATCCGAAACGCACCACGCGCGGGGCGAATTGATTGAGCGCCAGCCCGAGGAGCAGCGGCGCCAGGACCACCTTGACCGTGTCGAGCAGCAGGCCCAGTGCATCCACGTGCACGTAGGCGCTGGCCAGCAGCTTGGTGAGCAATGGCGTCATCACGACGGCGGCGAAGGTTGAGCACATGGTCATCAGCACCGACAGCGGCAGATTGGCGCGCGCCAGGTAGGTCACCACGTTGGAGGCGGTGCCGCCGGGACAGCACGCCACGAGAATCAGGCCGACGGCGAGCGGTGTCTCCAGCTTGAGCAGGTGCGCCAGGCTCCAGCCGAGGAAGGGCATGATGAGGTATTGCGCGAAGAACCGGGTGGCCACGGCGCGGGGCAGGGTCAGCACGCGGCGAAAGTCGGCCACCTTCAGCGTCACGCCCATGCCAAGCATGATCATGGCGAGGCCCCACGGAATCCACTGCTTGTCAAACCAGGTGAAGAGCGCGGGGCGAAACAGCGCCGCGATGCAGGCGAGCAAAACCCAGAGTGGAAAACAATTCGTGAAAAGAGTGAGGACGCGCGTCATGTCGCTTCGTCACATCTCCTCGGGCGACATGCCGATGCCCACGATGCTGCACGCCTGGATGACGTTCAAACCGAGGCGTTCGGCTTCGGCCAGCACGGCGTCCGATTCCGTTCCCGGATTGAGCCAGAATTCATCGCAGCCCTTCGCGGCAATCGCCGGCAGCACTTTCAACAACACCGGCGGCGGGAGATACACGCTGATCAGGTTCGGTCGCCCCGGGACATCGGCGATGCTGGCGAACGCCGGCAGTCCCTCGATTTGCGCCTCTTTCGGGTTCACCGGATACACGGCGTAACCCTGCTGCACGAAGGCGCGCACGGCCTTGTTGCCGAACTTCGCGCGGTCGGCGGAGGCGCCAATGATGGCGATGGACTTCATGGGCGGCTAATCGCGGTTGGCCGCCACGCCGCTTTCGAGGATGCCGTTGGCAATCCGCGCCGCTGCCAGCTGCTCGATCATCGTGGCGATGTCCTCCGGGCTTTCCTCGACGGAAAACAACAGGCCGCCGCTCAAATGCACCGTGGTCGTCCGCGACTCGGTTTCGATGTAGTTGATGTGTTCGCTGTTCAGCAGGATTTCCCCGCCCTTGTTGATGCGATTGAGTTTGATGAGTGGCATAAGCGAATTTGGCTCAGTTGACCGGATTTTTCCAGACGTAGCGGAACATCAGCACGCGCAGGGCCGCGGCCAGCGGAATGGCCAGCACCCCGCCCAGCAGGCCGCCCAGCAGCGTCGTCCCGGCCATTACCGCGATGATGATGGCCAGCGGGTGGAGCCGCATGCGGTCCCCCATGATTTTCGGCTGGATGACGAAACCTTCCAGGGTCTGCACGATGGCGAAGACGGCAAGCACGAGCAGCGGATGCA contains:
- a CDS encoding bile acid:sodium symporter family protein → MTRVLTLFTNCFPLWVLLACIAALFRPALFTWFDKQWIPWGLAMIMLGMGVTLKVADFRRVLTLPRAVATRFFAQYLIMPFLGWSLAHLLKLETPLAVGLILVACCPGGTASNVVTYLARANLPLSVLMTMCSTFAAVVMTPLLTKLLASAYVHVDALGLLLDTVKVVLAPLLLGLALNQFAPRVVRFGLPAAPLVSVIFITLICASIIGQQAGNIHESGGRLLLAVFLLHALGFALGWGFAWVFGYEETIRRTVAIEVGMQNSGLGAVLAKSSFASLPATATPCAISAVFHSVIGSLLAGVWRIFPPRQRVAITADTPALR
- a CDS encoding flagellar FlbD family protein; the protein is MPLIKLNRINKGGEILLNSEHINYIETESRTTTVHLSGGLLFSVEESPEDIATMIEQLAAARIANGILESGVAANRD
- a CDS encoding CoA-binding protein gives rise to the protein MKSIAIIGASADRAKFGNKAVRAFVQQGYAVYPVNPKEAQIEGLPAFASIADVPGRPNLISVYLPPPVLLKVLPAIAAKGCDEFWLNPGTESDAVLAEAERLGLNVIQACSIVGIGMSPEEM